The following is a genomic window from Aphis gossypii isolate Hap1 chromosome X, ASM2018417v2, whole genome shotgun sequence.
gctataaaataaactaatcaaCGCAGCGAATTCGTTCGGTACTTACTTGAAAATCGAAGCGCAGTATAGAAGTAGAATATTTTCCGATTAAGTGATGAAAACAATGGCGAGAACGAGAAACGcggtaatgaaattatatattttctcgaataaacaatcaatatcaataatcaACAACGCCGAGTAAGCCGACCATGTGAATAGGGGTTAAGGACAAAGTACGAAACGCGTTACCAAATAGTATAAACGATAGGTTAGGTTTATAGTATTTGAAGGGTCGAGTGCAAGAACCGGATATCTCcttttttatcaattgttCATGACGGAGAAAACAAATGTCTTTATCCCAGTTACCACTATTGGCGggatataattcattttgaaatttatttgggaataataaatcgatttttttgattttgataccaaattataaatattgcttccatgaataatattctatgaaaacattcattttgaaaaaataagtggAGATACACGGTTTTTGCACCCGACCCTTCACATTTGCTAAAACTGAAGTTTAAAATACGGTACATAGGAAGCAGctaatggtattattattttatcatttcatttataatgaggtattataatgatttatagacataatataaattaattttttttaatactttattaattataattataatatattatgtctatggtattattggtattataatcCAGTGGAGTATGGTGCTATCAACATCTGAAATTGTGGAAAAAATTGTGTAGTGTGTAAACACTAAACGATTACAacctttatataaatatgtggtgtgaaatattattacaagtttATGATGATTCTTTTGatgatattttctttacagtcTTGTCTCCTACTTAGGATACTCACATACAGTGAGTTACACGAgttctagtataatataaccgatagtattatcattgttatcacTCTTAGTGTAAAAGCTTTTCTCGGCACTAATTGCCCGGCTGTTTTTggaattgtaatataataaataattataaatattaaaaaaatatgaaaaatagaaaaatggtAGTTGATTGTCTAGCTATCACTCCTCAACCAGTGTAATACTACGTCCGGTCGTATGTCTGGTccttttttgtatgtatttgcatataataaaaaattattttgtgcattttttgagttttaagttgaaatatcaaatattacagaaatagataaaaataaattaatgattatatatgaatatttgattaattattatttatttataatttatatttttctggaattttcacacattattttaatatagaatttagaatataaattgaaaaatataatttataatttttggtattttattacttacatttatCGGTTAAGTCTTAACCCGGACTTTGGGAGGGTCTAACGGGACAACTGGGATTGAAGTTATAAACTGGTGACATGTTCCGGTGTACCCAGACATATGGCAACCCTAGTTTAGTTACTAATCAGTACatccaatgataatatttttattattagtattttaacaatgaaaaattatacaatgtcAATCACTATTATTTGCTATGTTTCTTAAAGACattgttaaacaaaataaagacaaaaataaattgatgtatgacggttataatattataaaataaaataaaaacatttaattatttgatcaaTTTAAACTTGAATCTGTGTCCaacatacacatataatatgtttatgtttagcccataatacattcattaaattgataacattatgtgcattgtacaaaaaacaattcaaagaaatataaagtaaaatgtaaagGACCTACTGTTGTACAcacaaatattagtaaaatacaatttatgaaatatggaaataattaagataattaacaaacaatatatacatcattataatatgtattatgaagtaaaataaagttacaatacgtacaatattagtaaaaattggCAATAATACGTTTAAGTATTTGAGTTGActtttttacaatgttttttttattttttgttgtgtatttttttataatacttttgatagacataaaaaaaaaaaatatatatatacattataatttatatttttatacctacataatattaaaagtaaacaaaaaaaaattaatagaaaatacacaaataaaatgttatacatgcCATGTagcaatttatttgttatggttattgtcattattatttatgtttgcaTTTGCATTGATATAAGAGTATTCAACATAAATCAGCACTTGTTATGTTTctgaaacaatataaatatctatctttttatatattatttaatatttatataatattgtttacctATGACATATACCATGCGtagaatttcaatttattatataacatttataataataataattaattacataatacataaaaataaattcttattgcATTATATTGATCAATTATATGATTAACAAACAACTcttaaatcactataatactatgtgtATGCAATCTATATCGTGCATTCAAACCAGTGGTGTATGCAGAATTTGTTGATGGGGGGGGGAGGttatcatttatgtatatctataaaatgtttttaatgtaatattccaAAAAAGAATTATCCCTTGCTGTTTCACTTCTGGGGAGGAATAACTCCTAACAACCCCCCTGTCGGTATGCCACTGATTCAAACTATTACTGcttaagtatacataaacagtattaaaaaacaaaatggtgTTTATTCTCATAATAACagtgtttgttttataataccaaTGTAATAATCATAACTATCAGTGACCAAGGAATAACTATACAATGTTAACTCTTGTACATATGACATATCCATGTGTACAGTGTCAGTGTgttgtaattgtattttattagtaatgcAATTACTTACCCCCCATTACATTCaagtaagataaataattgttaattaataataattgtctagATTTTTATTAGGCACTATTCgaatgcatttaatttattcagagaagttattatattatattattcattaaaaaaattgcattatatCATAGTCAATAGCTTAGGACATGCATAACATTTACAATTCATGTTAAACAATAAAGTAACATACACAATGtagcaaaatatatataatatatattatcttttatcaatttttttagataagtttaaaatatattgaatatttaatgtacaatataatggcAAATAGCTTTGTCTATATAACAGTAATATTGAATAGGTAATCATGGGAACTGTTGCTGATTCTCAAGCAATTAAATTGTTTCGTGCTGCAATCAATTATGTGTTTATAGTACATTCATAGACAAGACGTGTCTCCTAACttactaaaacatattttatggtaaatttgaagtgttttaaaaaatcccTTTTTTTAAgtctagaataatattttaatttattcaaattactttgaaaaacaacataaattaatgtttaataatctaaatgaaatcattaaaaaaaaaaaaaaaaattatttacacttataatacttaattatgtaGATGTgtccaaattataataagcaaaatattttcgaaaaaactataatcaataaattatatatataagtgacgtattacttataatttaaataccttcGAGTACCTATTCAATTCACCATAATAATACTGCTTTGAATGCAGTATTTAGACTGGGGGTTCTGGTTTGAAGCCTGGGGGTGCTAAGCACCTCCTATGTGTGTCACAGTATAACTTATACTGGCCAAAGATATTCGAGGTGTACATCCACGTATCTATTCATTTTTACCTACCAAATAAACATGCTAAAACAAAGCAACaacttttttatagattaaaacaatttaaacaaagtttatgtcctgattttaaattgtgtgtttttgaaaatgctgctataatatctatattagataattttcaaaatgctcAAATCAATGAATGTTAATAGCATGTGACCAAAAATTccaattaaaattgtgtacctaatttaggtttaattttaaattacaataataatgcagATTTTGCTCTCTCTGTTAAAATGATGACTGCATTCTGCgtttgttaaaattgaaaacatcaATAACACTGTAGATGAGCTAGCAGAGTACTTACCAGATGAGTTAGAAGATCTCTTGAATCGGATTGAGGATAACTACATTGGCTGCAAAATCAGATCAAAACATGGTTGTAGACCAGCACTTTTCCTGCCGTTGTTATGGAGTGTACACAATCAAGTAATTAATGGTTAAgattgtaaaaacaattatgctaaacctgttaatttttaattatctccagttagttaaaacattttgaatcatCAACAACTAAGAAATAAAttggaatatattatgtaaaaagttCTTAATCATACATTAATGCATATGAAACGTCATGTAAAATCCTAGCAATATCAGGAATTACATGAAGTTGTAATTAAATTGACTACTACAGTCCACagatataaattgtacaagaAAAATGctcaataaaatttcaaaatggtaAGCAaggtaataaaatcataaaggAAAATCGAATTTAAAGGATTAATTATGGACATTcatcaaatgtttttgaataattaatttttatttaaaaaaaaaaaaaaaaaaacaaaggtattcaatattacagtttaaaatgattactataataacatttatttctcTTATTAATCATATgccatattaaattactaaaaaacttATGATTTTGTGCcttagtatataaatagtgAAATTCAAGTGAtctataaatttgataaaaaaaacttagcaGTATTGCAGTAGATAAGagctaaaaacaaataaataaatttagccATAAATCTATGGCATTTAACTtactattaattgtattaataatccaTTAAAAGGACGTTACACTCGCATGTGTTGTCTTTGTCTTACTAATGTACATTATAGCAAATCTGTGTTTAGCAGAACATATTTTGTGATGTTAGGTACttaggtttaatattatagtaaattaacatattatcaaatttaaaggtaacaatattatcaagaAAATATCATATGCTTTTATCGATATTATCACTTTAAAGGgagttatgaacattttaaagttgtaaTCTTTTACATAGCTATAGCACTTAAAGGGCCGTTCTTACAATGCATGGATAAGTGTCGGTTAAGACTAACCGGTAGAATTCTATCAGTTAACACATGAGAAACTCTTctataaaaactacaaatatatttaaaaacaggaaatgtgtttaaacaatatactatgtaatacatttatatgtaagtataatatacagatggTATTATgcttaatagaataaataaatagaagcTACTTGTAAAAGTAAAATCCAATATACTcaatcgttatattttatctaataatataccttgtgtaaataaaaaaatttaacaataaaaagaaacttttcttttttacgTGCATTTACTGatgatacttaataatttagtaataaattaagattagttaattttattttaacatttcttaatttttttcattattaatcatatttatgtataaattggttggggtttaaaattgaaatattctgttatatatatactaattattactacaaagtatatatgtatgggtttttatttaatatacctaatggtaaataaaatagtgataaataggcaattgtaaatttcatcgatttaaaaactttaaaacatgTAAATTTAACCATTACGAATTTTCGACCTAAAAACTACATGAACTCCATCAAATCAATAGattacaactatttttattatagccaCACATAACTGTCAACTTCGCAAAAGCTCAATTAGATAGCCAATTATTcacttacattaaattaaacaactataataaatctaataatctCAGAAATTCTCAATCAAAAACCcgccaaaaatattaaaatactatcatTTTGTCAtacaaggaaaaaaatattaccattacTTATACAAATTAGTATAGGTGCATCTAatctttataaattcaaattttatattttatttaattaattttttttttcttttaactagCTAatcattattgataattaataattttatttatattttttattacttaatatttaattttttttcaactaactattaactatcattataaattattatcagggCTCAGATTTTTTAGCACtaaaaatgactaaaatatGCGCTATAATATGCcctaaaaacacaataaatagcaaaaatgaaaatttattttgttcacaaattaaaatacttatatttataaattaatgcattttttttttatataaaaaaaattgtaaataataaaaaataaatgataaaaaattgataggtactacaaactttttttgttaaaaatattaggtaatactACTTGAATTTGTTGAttcattaaactataaaatatacacgctTTTTGAGTATGGCAACTAttcaaaattgtcatattgttACATTTCAGTTTCATaccatatagtataaataagtcTTATGATAATacgaaataaaagttatattaatatagcaaATTAGCCGAAAATGACaccataatttacaaaatagtaataaaagctaaaaatcctttaaatatgcaaaaaatagtaaaataaaatgtcatatttGAAGTCTCTGGTGCgcaaaacaaatgtatagcttacttttctatttttaccTACATCCAATAAAAATGAGCAAATGCTATAAAATTCGAGCcctgattattatattatatcatttaaaatttgtgtaaaaagatatatgtatcaaattataatatgatacataaataaatgatgtaaGGACCTGTTATCttcataatgttaattttattttaggtaaacAAAAAACCGTagacttaatatataatttttaagtaataaaaagttactggtgaaattatgaaaaaaaagtcaCAATTGGTGGAATTTATATGCACTAGTAATCAATTGtaacaaaaacatataatataggtatataaatagaatgacaaagcttattatttaattaaatgtacctaatgtttattattaaatcaattttattaggtaataggTTTTGCATTATAAGCTatgttaataacattaaacttcaattttgtcatattatattcaaccaTACTATTTGTACtttgtatacatacaaaatagcaattatacttttttcacaaaacttattttataaaagcctTCATGACATTgtgtttttacaaataaattaaatgcaaatgtactattttttacaaatagtttattcaaataatggcTGTTAAATCAAACAGTTTTGTTTATACtgataatagaaatataagtaaatattatttatctaaaaaaaaaatataaattgcaaaTCTACTTTTTctggtaattaattaatttatactagaaTATGTATTGGAATTAACTACATGATATCTTGTAAGTACAGTTATTAACAACTTCTACTGTACTTTTTTAGTAGAGGTTTATTAtctgattaataaaattgtatatattacttttaaaaatatttaaatcatttatcatCTCAGTAATTGTACAACATTGAAatgaaattatcattattatcaattattgtattttgaaaattttaagaaaattaaacaccgactgttatttaaaaatgtctgtttttttgtttattgtatgaataaaaattctttaaaattaaaaatttaagtgtttattgatttatggTCACATTACAAGTTTCAATAGTATAATGGACAAAAAATACAAGTGTTTTgataaaaagcaaaaattataacttattgaacAGGTTATATAGGTTGGTGATGTGTAAATGTTTCACTGTTTCTTTTGATtatgctataatatgtataataaactttgaatgaaaaaaaaatataatcctagattttaataaattattaattcatataataggtaaattatatttaatatagtagtataaactaaaactaatatttactgATCGttcaaatttcttaaaaatataacttgcaAGTTTGagctatttttaactttaataagtttaatattggtcaatttgttgaataaatatgacaaaatacatgaaaaaaacGTCCTACGCCAATCAGTTGTTTCTGGTAACCAAAGAAGGCTTCCTTGGTGAGGTAGTGTGTTGGTACTGGAATTGGGGATAAATGCAgtttcaacatattttttctgttgGACTGATCATTCAGGCACTGAATAAAGTATAGGTACAACATTGGTATGGATCTAtcattaattaagttaattaatatctcAAAAAACTGCTAAtggtagtttataaaaaaaaaaaaaaatatacataaattataataaatagaaatattaatagacaTTGATACACTTAAATTTaccttgttttaattttaatcatatttcaaataataatgtaggtcctaagtttatatataaatataatctttgTAACATGAAGTGACCTATTCATTTCTTGTAATACGATAGTATTCTAAATATCATTTGTCTGGAGTTTCAAGACCAGCGTGGATCATTAAATCCGATATATTCTTTTCTAAGTCATCGATACGCGTACCCATATcatctagtatttattattaaagaaatattaacatacattttttatcaaggTTAAcctttaaaatcaaacaatataatttttttatagagttgtagttaaaaaaggatatttctcaataatatttgatcagACATAGTTTGGAATTTGTCTTTCATATCTTGTAGGACCATTTGaatctgaaataaaatttaaattaatatacagccaagtataagtataacatacatagtaaacatgatataaaataaacatttattaaatgaatatgtatacacaaaagaaaaaagaaaataataaataatgaagtatgttatcatgttttaaaatgttcaacatattaaattacttattgtattaaaaaaaattaagcagGTTTAGTCTAcatgatgataaaaaatgttgagaaAAATTTTTACTAGTTATAAATGGGTAGTCTTGTCATATGCAGTATACCATACACTTGTTGTCTACCACGCATGTTTCTACACATCATATGTGATCTATCGCATACCTCTCATCTgccatatatctatatatatataggtatatatatagtcattTCTAATGATTTGATGGTGATTAGATTTTATCTTAACTATGAaacttctataataatactataatactataatactataatataacctagATCTGAAGTATGAGATAATCAGTTACAGTTTAGTTTGTGCTGTAATACGTGTTACATTTTTCTACAGTCAACTAAAGGGTACACATATAATACCATCAACTATTcccaattttttatcaatcccACCAGTTATGTGTAGAAATTTATGAGgtggtttaaaattttgaattggtagttaaaaaaaatgcatggtAAGTACATCACAATTATTACTACTCTAATATTTGGTGGAACAATGGTGGTgtctaaaaaacaataataacaacacatttaaatgttttttaaaagatgttaaattatacctataatttaaataataacaataatagtcacttttaattttcaatacatattacaaagcattaatgaattatttattttttcacgtaCAGGATTAGattataacatgtattattgaattattactataattgtgtattaataaatatattataattttacatttgtattcatttatgaattttttaccTATGTGGTAGATGACAAGTGTGAGATAGACggcactatattatatgtagtaaTGGGTGGCAGACCGCATACGGCAAGAATacctaaaaatgtttgtaatgaAATTCATTACTAATACCTaatgcaaaataatacaaaaaaaaaaaatgaatggtcatgtacaattttaagttatattatttgttttttatttaggatttaatgttacaattataatactaaactatttaatctatttataatgaaaaataaaacatacatatctaggtaatatcaattaataataatttaaaaaaa
Proteins encoded in this region:
- the LOC114125501 gene encoding heat shock factor-binding protein 1, with translation MCDYNPKDLSEPEDGDSRDDDAKNIDKRAFDEMNKQIQMVLQDMKDKFQTMSDQILLRIDDMGTRIDDLEKNISDLMIHAGLETPDK